In Quercus lobata isolate SW786 chromosome 12, ValleyOak3.0 Primary Assembly, whole genome shotgun sequence, a genomic segment contains:
- the LOC115970187 gene encoding uncharacterized protein LOC115970187, with product METRLADSASELSLTTTTTATATESEKAWHFLAILLSLGRPAPPAELASRCALFRATSDLVESLCSIPNSPLFFTADLHVTLSPLALTSLAQFATTSNLIHLFSPSRIRIGVPQAYWLWNQIDFVTTCSRKRKLISFSDCELSPVPKRRAILNYTVAEEEEKTSSCSRKSIQYVCPKVQLQMADDICRSINMQPSNMSVMVNKLMLTPSMFAKSSAGQLTCKLKNLEYVEGDINSSILLQRTVTKSITACEPDPGATLPDTILDHPFLCEDAKINDFDLGSIANLDARCCPLEARDVNDASKARQVIVFENESIMEGQEEEEFVDSVTLKGETENPLRLFNTVLLDLLPENDLKNVNSIDMMSLNKEQKPTHLAKTYTFGNPGCLSRS from the exons ATGGAAACTCGTCTCGCAGACTCGGCTTCCGAACTCAgcctcaccaccaccaccaccgccaccgcTACAGAGTCGGAGAAAGCGTGGCACTTCCTCGCGATCCTCCTATCTCTAGGCCGACCGGCTCCCCCAGCCGAGCTCGCTTCCCGATGTGCCTTGTTCCGCGCCACCTCCGACCTCGTCGAGTCGCTATGCTCCATCCCTAACTCGCCGCTCTTCTTCACCGCCGATCTCCACGTCACTCTCTCCCCGCTCGCCCTAACTTCTCTCGCTCAGTTCGCCACAACTTCCAATTTGATTCACCTCTTCTCGCCTTCGCGGATCCGCATCGGAGTTCCCCAAGCCTATTGGCTGTGGAATCAGATCGATTTTGTCACAACGTGCTCTCGGAAGCGCAAACTGATTTCGTTTTCGGATTGTGAACTTTCGCCAGTGCCGAAAAGAAGAGCGATTTTGAATTACACAGTTG cagaagaagaggaaaaaacgTCGTCGTGTTCGCGGAAATCAATTCAGTATGTTTGTCCAAAg GTGCAGCTTCAAATGGCTGACGATATTTGTAGGAGCATAAACATGCAGCCGAGTAACATGTCAGTAATGGTGAATAAGTTGATGCTCACACCCTCCATGTTTGCCAAATCCAGTGCTGGTCAACTAACTTGTAAACTGAAGAACCTGGAATATGTAGAGGGTGACATTAATTCAAGCATACTTCTGCAAAGGACGGTGACTAAATCAATAACAGCATGTGAGCCTGATCCAGGAGCCACTCTTCCAGATACCATTTTGGACCATCCATTTCTGTGTGAAGATGctaaaataaatgattttgaTCTCGGAAGTATAGCGAATCTTGATGCCAGATGTTGCCCACTAGAGGCTAGGGATGTTAATGATGCTTCTAAAGCTAGACAAGTTATAGTGTTTGAAAATGAAAGCATTATGGAAGGCCaggaggaagaagaatttgTGGATTCTGTAACTCTTAAAGGGGAAACAGAAAACCCTTTACGCCTGTTTAATACTGTTCTTTTGGACCTTTTGCCTGAAAATGATTTGAAGAATGTGAATTCTATTGATATGATGTCTTTAAACAAAGAGCAAAAACCTACACATTTAGCAAAAACCTACACATTTGGAAACCCGGGCTGTCTCTCCAGGAGCTGA
- the LOC115971763 gene encoding bax inhibitor 1-like, which translates to MDAFSSFYNSYGSTQSRWSYDSLKNFRQISPLVQAHLKKVYLTLCCTLVASAAGAYLHFLWNIGGMLTTIACFGSILWLFSTPFHQEKKKLSLLMAAATFEGASLGPLFNLANAVDPSILVTAFVGTALAFGCFSAAAMLARRREYLYLGGLLSSGLSILLWLHFASAIFGGSTAIFKFELYFGLLLFIGFIVVDTQDIIEKAHSGDMDYVNHAMLLFTDFIAVFVRVLVIMLKNSIEKGEKKKKRRD; encoded by the exons ATGGACGCTTTCTCGTCGTTCTACAATTCCTATGGCTCCACACAGAGCCGCTGGAGCTACGATTCTCTCAAGAATTTTCGCCAGATCTCTCCCCTAGTCCAGGCTCATCTCAAGAAG GTGTACCTGACACTATGCTGTACTTTGGTCGCTTCTGCTGCCGGGGCTTACCTGCATTTCCTCTGGAACATAGGTGGCATGTTGACCACGATTGCTTGCTTTGGAAGCATTCTGTGGCTATTCTCCACCCCTTTTCATCAAGAG AAAAAGAAGCTTTCTCTGCTGATGGCAGCTGCCACCTTTGAGGGGGCTTCACTTGGTCCTCTGTTTAATTTAGCCAACGCGGTTGACCCAAG TATTTTGGTTACTGCTTTTGTTGGGACTGCACTAGCATTTGGCTGTTTCTCAGCAGCAGCTATGTTAGCAAGGCGCAGAGAGTACCTCTACCTTGGTGGTTTGCTATCTTCTGGCCTTAGCATCCTCCTGTGGCTACATTTTGCTTCTGCAATCTTTGGGGGCTCTACAGCCATCTTCAAGTTTGAG TTGTACTTTGGGCTTCTGTTGTTTATCGGCTTCATCGTTGTGGACACCCAGGATATTATTGAGAAAGCTCATTCGGGTGATATGGACTATGTGAATCACGCAATGCTTCTTTTCACTGATTTTATTGCTGTTTTTGTCCGAGTTCTTGTTATCATG TTGAAGAATTCCATTGAGAAGggcgagaagaagaagaaaaggagggATTAA
- the LOC115970706 gene encoding vesicle-associated protein 2-1, whose product MSAVGAGVGNQLVSISPDELKFTFELEKQSYCDLKVVNNTENHVAFKVKTTSPKKYFVRPNTGVVDPWDSCIIRVTLQAQREYPPDMQCKDKFLLQSTIVPPNTDVDDLPQDSFNKDSGKAIEECKLRVTYISPSSAQANSTEESLKDSQLSSDSTHLNQALQRLKDERDTAARQTKQLQQELEMLKRRRIRKSDRGFSFTFAIFVALIGIMVGFLLNLSLTSPSTE is encoded by the exons ATGAGTGCCGTTGGTGCTGGTGTTGGTAATCAATTGGTCTCTATTTCTCCTGATGAGCTCAAGTTTACAT TTGAGCTGGAAAAGCAAAGCTACTGTGATCTTAAAGTTGTGAACAACACAGAAAATCATGTTGCTTTTAAG gttAAAACCACTTCACCTAAAAAGTACTTCGTGCGGCCCAATACTGGAGTTGTAGATCCTTGGGACTCATGCATCATAAGAG TCACCCTCCAAGCCCAACGAGAATATCCTCCAGATATGCAATGCAAAGATAAATTTCTTTTGCAGAGTACAATAGTGCCTCCAAATACTGATGTTGATGATCTTCCACAAGATTCT TTTAATAAGGACAGTGGAAAGGCTATAGAGGAGTGCAAGCTTAGGGTTACATATATTTCCCCTTCCTCAGCTCAAGCAAACTCAACAGAAGAATCGTTGAAGGACTCCCAACTAAGTTCTGATAGTACTCACCTT AACCAGGCTTTGCAGCGACTGAAGGATGAAAGAGATACAGCTGCTCGACAAACAAAGCAACTGCAACAGGAACTG GAGATGCTGAAGAGACGAAGAATTCGAAAAAGTGATCGTGGCTTCTCATTCACCTTTGCTATCTTTGTGGCACTTATTGGCATCATGGTTGGCTTCCTCTTGAACCTCTCATTGACCTCACCGTCTACAGAATGA
- the LOC115972361 gene encoding cell cycle serine/threonine-protein kinase hsk1-like has protein sequence MAPRLHALSKSLEHSKAVDSLKKKQQHRRDQTSVSMAQKLKRKYDDMRIQERRGSSTSVYPKDQQEPKALPDFDSYIVVEEEGSGGYGTVYRAKRRSDGVTVAIKCPHTNAHRRHVSNEQKMLERFGGKNFIIKYEGCLTNGNSDCFVLEHVEHDRPEVLKKEIDVLQLRWYGYCMFRALLSLHKQGIVHRDVKPGNFLFSRKAHKGYLIDFNLAVDLHQKYGNTCKSRMGYDLSVNRVMVQNAKSTPPTKGGKFPAAKTMQAVNQETTKVSKSTLDPKNLKKKGHVIKSQGADGSGITSVKDVTSTRTPSAERRREPMPCQGRKELISLLQETMQSPNHEASSVPAPMRKRVAATPGKVDSKLGYITPMPLHSSVIGVAGAGLTKKRGDGKHKREGPCVGTKGFRAPEVLFKSPHQGPKVDIWSAGVTLLYLMIGRMPFFGDPEQNIKEISKFRGSEDLWEVAKLHDRESSFPVELYDTQSLPSTKLRDWCETNTKRPEFLEVIPRSLFDLVDKCLTVNPRLRINAEEALKHEFFAPCHEALRKERLCRQGFSLDSRTSHS, from the exons ATGGCTCCAAGACTGCATGCTCTGTCAAAGTCTTTAGAGCATAGTAAAGCTGTTGAttctctcaaaaagaagcagcagcATAGAAGGGATCAAACGTCAGTCAGCATGGCGCAAAAATTAAAGCGTAAATATGATGACATGCGTATTCAGGAAAGAAGGGGAAGCTCTACTTCTGTTTATCCCAAG GATCAACAGGAGCCAAAAGCACTTCCAGACTTTGATTCTTATATAGTAGTAGAAGAAGAAGGTTCAG GTGGTTATGGCACTGTTTACAGGGCAAAGAGAAGAAGTGATGGAGTCACTGTTGCAATTAAAT GCCCACACACTAATGCTCATAGGCGCCATGTTAGCAATGAACAGAAGATGTTGGAACGGTTTGG GGGTAAAAACtttattattaaatatgaaGGCTGTCTCACGAATGGAAATTCCGATTGCTTTGTTCTAGAGCATGTTGAGCATGATAGGCCTGAG GTactaaagaaagaaattgaCGTGCTTCAGCTCAGATGGTATGGCTATTGCATGTTCAGAGCACTTTTGAGTCTCCATAAGCAG GGAATAGTTCATAGAGACGTTAAACCTGGCAATTTCCTTTTCTCTCGTAAGGCCCATAAAGGTTATCTCATCGATTTTAACCTTGCCGTG GATTTGCATCAAAAGTATGGAAACACTT GCAAATCAAGGATGGGATACGATTTAAGCGTCAATCGTGTTATGGTTCAGAATGCCAAATCTACACCTCCAACCAAAGGTGGGAAGTTCCCAGCTGCTAAAACTATGCAAGCAGTCAATCAGGAGACAACTAAAGTCTCCAAGTCAACTTTAGATCCTAAAAACCTGAAAAAAAAGGGGCATGTAATCAAAAGTCAAGGTGCAGATGGCTCAGGCATAACCTCTGTGAAGGATGTGACAAGCACCAGGACTCCTTCAGCAGAAAGGCGGAGGGAACCTATGCCATGCCAAGGTAGGAAGGAGCTCATCAGCCTGTTACAGGAAACGATGCAGAGTCCAAATCATGAAGCATCAAGTGTTCCAGCCCCCATGAGAAAGAGAGTTGCTGCCACTCCTGGAAAAGTGGATAGCAAGCTTGGCTATATTACTCCCATGCCCCTGCATTCATCTGTCATTGGTGTTGCTGGTGCTGGCTTAACAAAGAAAAGAG GGGATGGAAAGCACAAGAGGGAAGGTCCTTGTGTTGGAACCAAAGGCTTTCGGGCTCCTGAG GTCCTGTTCAAATCTCCACATCAAGGCCCGAAGGTTGACATCTGGTCTGCTGGGGTCACCTTACTATACCTGATGATTGGAAGAATGCCTTTTTTCGGAGATCCTGAACA GAACATAAAGGAAATATCAAAGTTTAGGGGCAGTGAAGATTTATGGGAAGTTGCCAAGCTACATGACCGTGAATCCTCATTCCCAGTG GAACTCTATGATACACAATCGTTGCCATCTACAAAGCTGAGGGATTGGTGTGAAACCAACACAAAGAGACCAGAATTTCTTGAGGTAATCCCAAGATCGCTCTTTGATCTTGTGGACAAGTGTTTAACAGTAAACCCTAGATTGAGGATCAATGCAGAGGAAGCTCTCAAGCATGAGTTCTTTGCTCCATGCCATGAAGCTCTGAGAAAGGAGAGGCTTTGCAGGCAGGGTTTCAGCCTGGACTCTAGAACTAGCCATTCTTGA
- the LOC115969790 gene encoding uncharacterized protein LOC115969790 — MSRSPINDYSIRNRTQQSKDINMSIPKVSRRSPSIENFLSNRSAGLRVDDSGYYVNQNVNASKQLERKGTPRRELLLNSKSSSRSICSLDYFGERTTEATNVRKDLWSAPGGGKHPTYVNTDGRLSPVTSGCIKNFMDSPVSSLPKFTGSMDYSTQTDRLSRIEDVGNGHDRKVKSEHELLNVTVKEVDVDDNNLPTQQEVFNHEVDVMHVSDPANSASIYSLLADPSPNKFKYSKEI, encoded by the coding sequence ATGTCAAGAAGTCCTATTAATGATTATAGCATTAGGAATAGAACTCAGCAAAGCAAGGACATCAACATGAGTATACCTAAAGTTTCAAGAAGGTCGCCCTCTATAGAGAACTTTTTGAGTAACAGAAGTGCAGGTCTTCGGGTGGATGACAGTGGTTACTATGTGAATCAAAATGTTAATGCAAGTAAGCAGCTGGAGAGAAAGGGAACCCCTAGGAGAGAGCTTTTACTTAATTCTAAATCTTCATCAAGATCAATATGTTCTCTTGATTATTTTGGTGAAAGAACCACTGAAGCAACAAATGTTAGAAAAGATCTCTGGTCTGCACCTGGTGGTGGAAAGCATCCAACTTACGTGAATACTGATGGTAGATTATCACCTGTAACCTCAGGTTGCATCAAGAATTTTATGGATTCACCAGTATCTTCCCTTCCAAAGTTTACTGGCTCCATGGACTATTCAACGCAGACAGACCGCCTGTCACGTATAGAGGATGTTGGCAATGGACATGATAGGAAAGTGAAGAGTGAACATGAACTGTTGAATGTGACTGTGAAGGAGGTTGATGTAGATGACAATAACCTTCCTACTCAGCAAGAGGTCTTTAATCATGAGGTGGATGTTATGCATGTAAGTGATCCTGCTAATTCCGCTTCCATCTACTCTTTACTAGCAGATCCAAGTccaaacaaatttaaatattcaaaagagATTTGA